The Persephonella atlantica genome includes a window with the following:
- the rpmB gene encoding 50S ribosomal protein L28 yields the protein MAVCQICGKKTAHGNRVAHSATTSKRVWRPNLQRVKAVMPDGSTKRIYVCAKCLKAGKVKKAVR from the coding sequence ATGGCAGTCTGTCAGATATGCGGTAAGAAAACAGCTCACGGCAACAGGGTTGCCCACTCTGCAACCACGTCAAAAAGGGTATGGAGACCTAACCTACAGAGGGTAAAGGCAGTTATGCCTGACGGTTCAACAAAAAGAATATATGTGTGTGCAAAATGTCTGAAAGCAGGTAAGGTGAAAAAAGCGGTCAGATAG
- a CDS encoding FAD-binding oxidoreductase: protein MFEIKQKEVIKVPDRVKRALKEILGEENCLDDSMDRLLYSYDATRIKMLPELVAIPENQEQVQKIVQICYEEGIPVTPRGAGSGYTGGALPVKGGVVVSFEKMDRILEIDEDNAIARVQPGVITYRLQKAVEKVGLFYPPDPASYKYCTIGGNVAENAGGPRCVKYGVTREYIMELNTVVHTGEIIHTGKPTLKDVAGYDLTRLFIGSEGTLGLFTEITVKLIPKPQSAKTAMAIFSDIASVGKTVKDIFKAGIQPSALEFMDKLAINAVEDFGHFGLPRDAEVLLLIEVDGHPLAIDEQITEVARICERNGAKVSIARNQKEAEKLWEARRALSPAVSKLGRVKINEDIVFPRSYLPEALPKLREIGKKYNLKMVNFGHIGDGNVHANFMIDGRDEDELKRTEKAVEEVFELALSYGGSITGEHGVGITKAPFMKKQFRPAEMEIMKGIKRVFDPKNLINPGKMDID from the coding sequence ATGTTTGAGATAAAACAGAAAGAGGTGATAAAAGTTCCAGATAGAGTTAAAAGAGCACTGAAAGAGATATTAGGAGAGGAAAACTGTCTTGACGACAGTATGGACAGGCTTCTGTATTCTTACGATGCAACGAGAATAAAGATGCTCCCTGAGCTTGTTGCTATACCTGAAAATCAGGAGCAGGTTCAAAAAATAGTTCAGATATGTTATGAGGAAGGTATTCCTGTAACTCCAAGGGGAGCTGGTTCTGGTTATACAGGCGGAGCACTGCCTGTTAAAGGAGGAGTGGTTGTTTCCTTTGAAAAGATGGACAGGATTTTAGAGATAGATGAGGACAACGCCATAGCAAGAGTTCAGCCGGGGGTTATCACATACAGACTTCAGAAAGCTGTTGAAAAGGTTGGACTGTTTTACCCACCAGACCCTGCAAGCTACAAGTACTGCACAATTGGAGGGAATGTTGCTGAAAATGCAGGTGGTCCCAGATGTGTCAAATACGGGGTTACAAGGGAATACATAATGGAGCTGAATACTGTCGTGCACACAGGAGAGATAATACATACAGGCAAACCAACACTGAAAGATGTTGCTGGATACGACCTTACTCGGCTGTTTATAGGCAGTGAAGGAACCCTTGGACTGTTTACAGAGATAACAGTGAAACTGATACCTAAACCTCAATCTGCAAAGACAGCAATGGCAATATTTTCTGATATAGCATCTGTAGGGAAGACTGTGAAAGATATATTCAAAGCTGGAATACAGCCTTCAGCCCTTGAGTTTATGGATAAGTTGGCTATCAATGCTGTTGAGGACTTTGGACATTTTGGACTTCCAAGGGACGCAGAAGTTTTATTGCTCATAGAGGTTGACGGTCATCCGCTGGCTATTGACGAGCAGATTACAGAGGTGGCAAGGATATGTGAAAGAAACGGAGCAAAGGTCAGCATAGCAAGAAACCAAAAAGAAGCGGAAAAACTGTGGGAGGCAAGAAGGGCACTTTCTCCGGCAGTTTCAAAACTTGGTAGAGTAAAGATTAACGAAGACATTGTTTTTCCACGAAGTTATCTTCCTGAAGCACTGCCAAAACTGAGAGAGATAGGAAAAAAGTACAACCTGAAGATGGTAAACTTTGGGCATATTGGAGATGGAAATGTCCACGCAAACTTTATGATTGACGGCAGAGATGAGGATGAGCTAAAAAGAACAGAGAAGGCTGTTGAAGAGGTTTTTGAACTTGCACTGTCTTATGGAGGTTCTATCACAGGTGAGCACGGTGTTGGAATAACAAAGGCTCCCTTTATGAAAAAACAGTTCAGACCTGCAGAGATGGAGATAATGAAAGGTATAAAAAGGGTTTTTGACCCGAAGAATCTTATAAATCCCGGTAAGATGGATATTGATTAG
- a CDS encoding rhodanese-like domain-containing protein has translation MFLDRDTYQKIHISVQELKEKIDSNEDFILLDVREPQEYEFSRIREKEAMLVPLMKLPSVIGKLPKDKPIYVICRSGNRSLQATLWLMQHGYENVKNVEGGILAWSDYIDPTVRKY, from the coding sequence TTGTTTTTAGACAGGGATACATACCAGAAAATACATATATCTGTACAGGAACTTAAAGAAAAGATAGACAGTAATGAAGATTTTATACTTCTTGACGTTAGAGAACCTCAGGAGTATGAGTTTTCAAGAATCAGAGAAAAAGAAGCTATGCTTGTCCCTCTGATGAAACTGCCGTCTGTCATCGGAAAACTACCAAAGGATAAGCCTATATACGTTATATGCAGGAGTGGAAACAGAAGTCTTCAGGCGACTCTGTGGCTTATGCAACATGGTTATGAAAATGTAAAAAACGTTGAAGGGGGAATTCTTGCCTGGAGTGATTACATAGACCCAACAGTAAGAAAGTATTAA
- the nadA gene encoding quinolinate synthase NadA yields MTAVIDERQQQLIEKINSLRKKKNAIILAHYYQRGEIQDIADVVGDSLELARRAQETDADIIVFAGVKFMAETAKILNPDKKVLHPNPESGCPMADMATVEGVLNLKKQHPDAIVVSYINTNADVKTVSDVIVTSRNAVKVVKKLDAKKIIFVPDQFLGSYIAKQVPEKEFILWKGFCPPHFNLTPDQLLALKEKYPDAKIAVHPECNTETVKIADFVGSTSQIIEYATTCESKNVIIGTEVGLKHWLEKINPEKNYIFPVNADYCGTVHCCDMKKNTLDKIADVLENETNEIVLPDDIIQKARKPLDLMLSIV; encoded by the coding sequence TTGACAGCAGTCATTGATGAAAGACAGCAACAGCTTATTGAAAAGATAAACAGCCTTAGAAAAAAGAAAAATGCCATTATACTTGCCCATTACTATCAGAGGGGAGAGATACAGGACATAGCAGATGTTGTTGGAGATTCACTGGAACTTGCAAGGAGAGCACAGGAAACAGATGCAGACATTATCGTTTTTGCTGGCGTAAAGTTTATGGCTGAAACGGCAAAGATACTAAATCCAGACAAAAAAGTTCTTCATCCAAACCCTGAAAGCGGCTGTCCAATGGCAGATATGGCAACAGTTGAAGGAGTATTAAACCTGAAAAAACAGCACCCAGATGCCATAGTAGTATCTTACATAAACACCAATGCTGATGTTAAAACAGTATCTGATGTTATAGTTACCTCAAGAAATGCAGTAAAGGTTGTTAAAAAATTAGATGCGAAGAAAATAATATTTGTTCCAGACCAGTTTTTAGGCTCATACATTGCAAAACAGGTTCCAGAAAAGGAGTTTATACTGTGGAAAGGTTTCTGTCCTCCTCATTTTAACCTTACACCTGACCAGCTTCTTGCTCTAAAAGAAAAGTATCCTGATGCAAAGATAGCTGTCCATCCTGAGTGTAATACAGAAACGGTGAAAATAGCTGACTTTGTTGGAAGTACATCACAGATTATTGAGTATGCAACAACCTGTGAGTCAAAGAACGTAATTATAGGAACAGAGGTTGGTCTGAAACACTGGCTGGAAAAAATTAATCCAGAGAAAAATTATATATTTCCTGTAAATGCAGACTACTGCGGAACTGTTCACTGCTGTGACATGAAAAAGAACACATTAGACAAGATAGCAGATGTTTTAGAAAACGAAACAAACGAGATTGTACTTCCTGACGATATTATCCAGAAAGCCAGAAAGCCTCTTGATCTGATGCTTTCGATAGTTTAA
- the ruvB gene encoding Holliday junction branch migration DNA helicase RuvB — MDKEIFVDASLRPRFLKDYIGQDKVKQQIKLFIEASKRKGELLDHVLISGPPGLGKTTLAQIIANELGKNIIFTSGPVLEKKGDLAGILSSLEEGDILFIDEIHRLNSSIEEALYPAIEEFRLDIIIGKGSSSRTVSISLPKFTLIGATTRAGMLTSPLLSRFGIVLNMDYYDEDSLKQIIKRSAVIMGIEISDDAAYEIAKRSRGTPRNANRLLKRVHDYAVIHSNGIVDRDTAVNALTFLGIDEDGLDEKDRSYLDVLVNRFGCRPVGLSTISSALSESRNTVEELIEPYLLRKGYIQKTHKGRIPTEKAIKKFEK, encoded by the coding sequence ATAAAACTGTTTATTGAAGCAAGTAAAAGAAAAGGAGAGTTGCTTGACCACGTTCTGATAAGTGGACCTCCTGGTCTGGGAAAGACAACCCTTGCCCAGATTATTGCTAATGAGCTGGGAAAGAATATTATCTTTACCTCAGGACCTGTTTTAGAGAAAAAGGGAGATCTTGCCGGAATACTCTCTTCACTTGAAGAGGGAGATATTCTATTTATAGATGAAATCCACAGGCTCAATTCTTCTATTGAGGAGGCGCTATACCCGGCTATAGAAGAGTTCAGGTTAGACATAATAATTGGGAAGGGAAGCTCATCAAGAACTGTCAGTATAAGCCTGCCAAAGTTTACGCTGATAGGAGCCACAACAAGGGCAGGTATGCTGACATCACCTTTGCTTTCGCGTTTTGGTATTGTACTGAATATGGATTACTACGATGAAGATTCCCTGAAGCAGATAATAAAAAGGTCTGCCGTTATAATGGGTATTGAAATATCTGATGATGCTGCTTACGAGATTGCAAAAAGGTCAAGGGGAACGCCGAGGAATGCAAACAGACTTTTAAAGAGAGTTCATGATTATGCTGTTATACACAGCAATGGGATAGTGGACAGAGATACAGCTGTAAATGCTCTTACATTTTTAGGCATTGATGAGGACGGGCTGGACGAAAAAGACAGGAGTTATCTGGATGTTTTGGTTAACAGATTTGGTTGCAGACCTGTTGGTCTGTCTACCATTTCTTCAGCCCTTTCAGAAAGCAGAAACACAGTGGAAGAGCTTATAGAGCCTTACCTGCTCAGAAAAGGCTACATCCAGAAAACACACAAAGGTAGAATCCCAACAGAAAAAGCCATAAAAAAATTTGAAAAATAG